A stretch of the Chlorobiota bacterium genome encodes the following:
- the iscX gene encoding Fe-S cluster assembly protein IscX codes for MNWYDIEDIGISLYEKYKSIDPLSIRYTDLLKWIIELEDFNGDPSESNESKLEAVQMAWYEEWKDNQ; via the coding sequence ATGAATTGGTATGATATAGAAGACATTGGAATTTCATTATATGAAAAATATAAAAGTATAGATCCTTTATCAATTAGATATACAGATTTATTAAAGTGGATAATTGAACTTGAGGATTTTAATGGTGATCCATCAGAATCAAATGAGAGTAAACTTGAAGCTGTTCAGATGGCTTGGTATGAGGAATGGAAAGATAATCAATAA
- the mtgA gene encoding monofunctional biosynthetic peptidoglycan transglycosylase → MFRWIFRFILIAFFSSIIFTLIFRFVNPPFTPLMVIRSLEGMSNGEKIGINQEWVNLEDISPNLIKAVISAEDAKFFSHHGVDWEAVKKAKKRNEKLKGKKVYGASTISMQCARNVFLWQGRNYIRKALEVYFTFLIEFFWGKKRILEIYLNVIEWGNGVYGIESASQKYYKINSKFLSPSQSSLLAVVLPNPRKWSPSKPNNYVKKRAGKVRGGFQSVGLKSLQKIKMNNLK, encoded by the coding sequence ATATTTAGATGGATTTTCCGTTTTATTCTAATTGCTTTTTTTTCATCAATAATATTTACTTTAATATTTAGATTTGTTAACCCACCATTTACTCCATTAATGGTTATTAGATCATTAGAAGGTATGAGTAATGGTGAAAAAATTGGTATAAATCAAGAATGGGTAAATTTAGAAGATATATCACCCAACCTTATCAAAGCTGTTATTTCAGCTGAGGATGCAAAATTTTTTTCACATCATGGAGTTGATTGGGAAGCTGTAAAAAAAGCTAAAAAAAGGAACGAAAAGTTAAAAGGGAAAAAAGTATATGGTGCTAGTACTATATCAATGCAGTGTGCTAGAAATGTATTTTTATGGCAAGGAAGGAACTATATCAGAAAAGCTTTAGAAGTATATTTTACTTTTTTGATTGAATTTTTTTGGGGAAAAAAAAGAATATTAGAAATCTATTTAAATGTAATTGAATGGGGAAATGGGGTTTATGGAATTGAATCAGCATCTCAAAAATATTACAAAATTAATTCAAAGTTTTTATCACCTTCACAGTCTTCATTATTAGCAGTTGTATTGCCGAATCCAAGAAAATGGTCACCAAGTAAACCTAATAATTATGTTAAAAAAAGAGCTGGAAAAGTTAGAGGAGGTTTCCAAAGCGTTGGATTAAAATCATTACAAAAAATTAAAATGAATAATTTAAAGTAA
- the gatB gene encoding Asp-tRNA(Asn)/Glu-tRNA(Gln) amidotransferase subunit GatB, whose amino-acid sequence MNTNKYEAVIGLEVHAQLLTKTKSFSFAGSEFGATPNTNTDPVVLAHPGVLPLINKSLIEWTVKMGLATNCKIRSKSTFARKNYFYPDLPKGYQISQYEDPICYDGHIEIELISGDVKKIGITRIHIEEDTGKSIHDLDINNSLIDLNRAGNSLIEIVSEPDIRNAQEAYSYLEQIKSIVTYLSICSGNMEDGALRCDANISVRLIGAEKFGTKVEVKNMNSFRNVEKAIEFEISRQITALENNEIIYQETRQWDAGSKSTKIMRTKESANDYRYFPDPDLPPIIVTDELIESMSKELPEFAIQRKFRFINHYNIPYYDATLLTETVTLADYFESTCNKLKVKNAQSFKVTSNVIMTEVLRILTEKQIDVTLFKIDSMRLAELIDMFCLEVISSKNLKDIFNEMLITSKTAGDISKEKGYLQISDFNFIEDAVLQVLSENPKSITDYKNGKTNLFGFLVGQTIKKTSGKANPKLINEILTRLLE is encoded by the coding sequence ATAAATACAAACAAATACGAAGCTGTAATTGGGCTCGAAGTACATGCACAACTTTTAACAAAGACTAAATCTTTTTCTTTTGCTGGTAGTGAATTTGGTGCAACCCCAAATACTAACACAGATCCTGTTGTACTAGCTCATCCAGGTGTATTACCATTGATTAATAAAAGTTTGATCGAATGGACTGTCAAAATGGGATTAGCTACTAATTGTAAGATCAGAAGTAAAAGTACATTTGCAAGAAAAAATTATTTTTATCCAGATTTACCTAAAGGTTATCAAATATCTCAATATGAGGATCCAATTTGTTATGATGGACATATTGAAATTGAATTGATTTCCGGCGATGTAAAAAAAATTGGGATTACACGAATTCATATTGAAGAAGATACCGGTAAATCTATTCATGATTTAGATATTAATAATAGCTTGATAGATTTAAACAGAGCGGGAAATTCTTTAATTGAAATTGTTTCAGAACCAGATATCAGAAATGCTCAAGAAGCTTACAGTTATCTCGAACAAATTAAAAGTATTGTTACTTATTTAAGTATTTGCTCAGGTAATATGGAAGATGGAGCTTTAAGATGCGATGCTAACATTTCAGTTAGGCTGATTGGTGCTGAAAAGTTCGGAACTAAAGTTGAAGTTAAAAATATGAACTCATTTAGAAATGTTGAAAAAGCAATTGAGTTTGAAATTTCTAGACAAATAACTGCATTAGAAAATAATGAAATTATTTATCAAGAAACTAGGCAATGGGATGCTGGCTCTAAGTCAACAAAGATTATGAGAACGAAAGAATCTGCGAATGATTATAGATATTTTCCTGATCCAGATTTACCTCCTATAATAGTAACTGATGAACTTATTGAATCAATGAGTAAAGAACTTCCAGAGTTTGCTATTCAAAGAAAATTTAGGTTTATAAATCATTATAACATTCCATATTACGATGCAACCCTTTTAACAGAGACTGTAACATTAGCTGATTATTTTGAATCAACATGCAATAAATTAAAAGTTAAAAATGCTCAATCTTTTAAAGTTACAAGTAATGTTATTATGACTGAGGTTTTAAGAATACTTACTGAAAAGCAAATTGATGTTACTTTATTTAAAATAGATTCTATGCGGTTAGCAGAACTAATTGATATGTTTTGTTTGGAAGTTATTTCATCCAAAAATTTAAAAGACATTTTTAATGAAATGCTTATTACTTCTAAAACTGCAGGTGATATAAGTAAAGAAAAAGGATATCTCCAAATAAGTGATTTTAATTTTATTGAAGATGCTGTCCTGCAAGTTCTATCAGAAAACCCCAAAAGTATTACTGATTATAAAAACGGTAAAACTAATTTATTTGGTTTTTTAGTTGGTCAAACTATTAAGAAAACAAGTGGTAAAGCAAATCCTAAATTGATAAATGAAATACTTACAAGATTACTAGAATAG
- a CDS encoding LON peptidase substrate-binding domain-containing protein, with amino-acid sequence MKDIGMFPLNLVLFPGSQFPLHIFEEKYINLINECWLKNLEFGVNYSDENGIQDIGCLAKVTKVWNTTSEGSFDIIVVGTEKYLLDSEFKNVNDEIFYRADIKLVKDYSFEVDQYLLSTTKNLFSTLLDSIKFENLEDKLFAKEWIANANSYLFATKSGLSSNQKLELLKMGSENERLEYLIDHLKMIIPGIKKNESIKMIHLNDGYLVMDNK; translated from the coding sequence ATGAAAGATATAGGCATGTTTCCTTTGAACCTAGTTCTCTTCCCTGGTTCACAGTTTCCTTTGCATATTTTTGAAGAAAAATATATTAATTTGATAAATGAATGTTGGTTGAAAAATTTAGAATTTGGTGTAAATTATTCTGATGAAAATGGTATACAAGATATTGGATGCTTAGCTAAAGTAACAAAAGTTTGGAATACAACTAGTGAAGGATCATTCGATATTATAGTAGTTGGAACAGAAAAATATTTGTTAGATAGTGAATTTAAAAATGTTAATGATGAGATTTTTTATAGAGCAGATATAAAATTAGTTAAAGATTATTCATTTGAAGTTGATCAGTATTTATTAAGTACCACTAAAAATTTGTTTTCAACATTGCTCGACTCAATAAAATTTGAAAATCTTGAAGACAAATTGTTTGCTAAAGAATGGATTGCAAATGCAAATTCTTACTTGTTCGCCACAAAATCTGGATTAAGTTCAAATCAAAAATTGGAGTTATTGAAAATGGGTTCTGAAAATGAGAGGTTAGAATATTTAATTGATCATTTGAAAATGATTATCCCAGGTATTAAAAAAAATGAGTCTATTAAAATGATACATTTAAATGATGGTTATTTAGTAATGGATAATAAATAA